One segment of Acidimicrobiales bacterium DNA contains the following:
- a CDS encoding patatin-like phospholipase family protein, which yields MTRALVLGGGGPVGIGWEAGLLVGLRGNGVDVSKSDTVIGTSAGSVVGFTLASGDDLTQAIGDVGAAAGVEEGGPTSADASEDLELLIAALAEAAAHPEAAEAVRARLGKTALAARTMDEERWLGMFSRFDGAAWPTGFSCTAVDTEDGKFQVWDERSGVDARAAVASSCAVPGIFPPVTINGRRWMDGGVRDMLNADVADGHDVVLAVSCTLLEVPEEFGLPALDAVMGATRSQLDRLRDGGSKVEVIVPGAEMLDISGYGLNLMDFSLAVAAYAAGIRQGESEAARLEGFWSS from the coding sequence ATGACGCGTGCTTTGGTACTCGGGGGAGGCGGTCCGGTAGGCATCGGGTGGGAAGCCGGCCTCCTTGTAGGACTCAGAGGCAACGGGGTGGACGTTTCAAAATCAGACACCGTGATCGGTACCTCTGCTGGTTCGGTGGTTGGATTCACTCTCGCCTCCGGAGACGACCTGACCCAGGCGATCGGAGATGTTGGGGCAGCAGCCGGGGTGGAAGAAGGCGGCCCAACCTCCGCCGACGCGAGCGAAGACCTCGAGCTGCTCATTGCCGCGCTTGCGGAAGCCGCTGCCCACCCGGAAGCGGCCGAAGCGGTTCGCGCCCGTCTTGGAAAGACAGCACTTGCTGCTCGAACAATGGACGAGGAGCGCTGGTTGGGGATGTTCTCGAGATTTGACGGCGCCGCGTGGCCCACGGGTTTCTCTTGCACCGCCGTCGACACCGAAGACGGGAAGTTCCAGGTTTGGGACGAACGTTCAGGAGTGGACGCACGGGCTGCGGTCGCGTCAAGTTGCGCCGTCCCCGGAATCTTCCCGCCCGTCACGATCAACGGAAGGCGTTGGATGGACGGAGGCGTCAGGGACATGCTCAACGCCGACGTGGCCGACGGACACGACGTCGTGCTGGCGGTGTCCTGCACGCTCCTCGAAGTCCCGGAAGAATTCGGATTGCCGGCCCTCGATGCAGTGATGGGCGCGACCCGCTCCCAGCTCGACCGGCTTCGCGACGGCGGGTCAAAGGTCGAGGTCATCGTCCCCGGGGCGGAGATGCTCGACATCAGTGGGTACGGGTTGAACCTCATGGACTTCTCGCTGGCAGTTGCGGCCTATGCGGCCGGAATCCGGCAGGGCGAGTCGGAAGCCGCTCGTCTCGAGGGTTTCTGGTCGTCCTAG
- a CDS encoding adenylate/guanylate cyclase domain-containing protein → MGDQPTGVQETRELVLRRISTRNHRNIVLANVVGAGLAAISGALTSQHIKGQSGFGLGDFITLCVYLVASLLVGSWFFPRIATKATEWVMAGRGPNPAEQRRTLNLPVMYAAFSLVGWLGAAALWAGITAVGHPWGAVVRVTASILLGGFTTSALIYLLAESAFRPLVRLTLATRVPERTMVPGVRTRLIASWAVGADVFLLMIGLTFIGRPASEPPSAAAIWFIVGAGLASGTLVVYVAARSLALPMRNLRSAVSQVQRGQLDVTVDVDDAGELGLLQAGFNQMVSGLRERNALQDLFGRHVGDEVARQAVERGISLGGERREVGVLFVDILGSTTLSLRYPPDQVVSLLNEFFGAIIKVVSAEGGWVNKFEGDGALCVFGAPIAMEDCAMRALRAARTIRRELLTLAALHPDLDAAVGVSAGSVVAGNVGAEQRYEYTVIGIPVNEASRLTDQAKRRFSRVLASEEAIARSGRESKEWMVADEIELRGLEQRTLVYEPAAEVAARREAPAVGDAR, encoded by the coding sequence ATGGGGGATCAGCCAACCGGGGTCCAGGAGACCAGGGAACTCGTGCTTCGGCGGATCTCGACGAGGAACCATCGGAACATCGTCCTGGCCAATGTCGTCGGTGCTGGGCTTGCTGCCATTTCCGGCGCGCTGACCAGTCAGCACATCAAGGGGCAAAGCGGGTTCGGCTTGGGCGATTTCATAACCCTGTGTGTCTACCTGGTCGCATCGCTCTTGGTCGGCTCGTGGTTCTTCCCGAGAATCGCCACGAAAGCGACCGAGTGGGTAATGGCCGGCCGGGGGCCGAACCCCGCCGAACAGCGTCGCACCCTGAACCTCCCAGTCATGTACGCAGCGTTCTCACTGGTTGGCTGGCTAGGTGCCGCGGCGCTCTGGGCCGGGATAACCGCGGTAGGCCACCCGTGGGGCGCGGTCGTTCGAGTCACGGCTTCGATACTTCTCGGAGGGTTCACAACGAGCGCTCTCATCTATCTGCTCGCCGAATCTGCTTTTCGGCCCTTGGTGCGGCTTACGCTTGCGACGCGAGTTCCCGAGCGGACAATGGTTCCCGGTGTGCGGACCCGGCTGATTGCGTCCTGGGCGGTCGGTGCCGACGTCTTTCTGCTGATGATCGGTCTTACCTTCATCGGTCGCCCTGCCAGCGAGCCACCGAGTGCGGCAGCGATTTGGTTCATCGTGGGCGCCGGCCTTGCCTCGGGCACCCTCGTCGTTTACGTCGCTGCGCGTTCTCTTGCGCTGCCGATGCGCAACCTCCGGTCGGCGGTGAGTCAAGTGCAGCGTGGACAGCTCGACGTGACGGTGGACGTCGATGATGCAGGGGAGCTCGGTCTGTTGCAGGCCGGATTCAACCAGATGGTTTCGGGGCTGCGTGAGCGCAACGCTCTACAGGATCTCTTCGGACGTCACGTCGGTGACGAGGTGGCTCGGCAGGCGGTGGAGCGCGGGATATCACTTGGAGGGGAGCGGCGAGAAGTCGGAGTTCTATTCGTCGACATCCTCGGGTCGACGACGCTGTCGCTCCGTTACCCTCCCGATCAGGTTGTCAGCCTGCTGAACGAGTTCTTCGGAGCCATCATCAAGGTGGTGTCAGCCGAGGGCGGGTGGGTCAACAAGTTCGAGGGCGACGGCGCTCTTTGCGTGTTCGGCGCCCCGATCGCGATGGAGGATTGCGCGATGCGGGCGTTACGCGCCGCTCGGACGATCCGAAGGGAGCTTCTCACCCTCGCGGCGTTACACCCTGATCTCGACGCGGCCGTTGGCGTTTCCGCTGGGTCGGTAGTCGCCGGGAATGTGGGTGCCGAGCAGCGCTACGAGTACACGGTGATCGGAATTCCGGTGAACGAAGCGTCCCGTCTGACCGACCAGGCGAAGCGACGATTCAGCAGAGTGCTCGCAAGCGAGGAAGCGATAGCGCGGTCGGGTCGCGAGTCGAAGGAGTGGATGGTCGCGGACGAGATCGAGCTCCGTGGCCTCGAGCAGAGGACGCTCGTTTACGAGCCGGCTGCAGAGGTGGCTGCGAGGCGAGAGGCGCCGGCGGTCGGCGACGCCCGGTAG
- a CDS encoding RNA methyltransferase, translating into MIVEVDDPADPRLDLYRNLRDVELRRSLEADHGVFVVEGLRTVRVLLESQWPVLSLLLTPSRLSSATDVLEQAEDRGVHAYIAGSEVFDEIAGFRVHRGVLALAERLPTRQPSEIFEGCDAVVVVEGVNDHENLGAIFRNAAALGAGAVFLDPTCCDPLYRRSVRVSLGHVLRVPFTRIVPWPAGLSELAGHGFSIVALDPRSPHTVGSMSPPEKIAVIVGAEGHGLSQAARLSASCSVRIPMAPGVDSLNVATALAIALDRLVRR; encoded by the coding sequence TTGATAGTCGAGGTCGACGATCCGGCCGACCCTCGGCTCGACTTGTACCGCAATCTCCGTGACGTGGAGCTGAGACGGTCACTCGAGGCCGATCATGGTGTCTTCGTCGTCGAGGGATTGCGAACCGTCCGTGTGCTGCTCGAGTCTCAATGGCCGGTGCTCTCGCTCTTGCTGACGCCGAGCCGCCTCAGTTCGGCCACTGACGTGTTGGAGCAGGCGGAAGACCGTGGCGTGCATGCGTACATTGCGGGTTCGGAGGTCTTCGACGAGATAGCCGGATTTCGCGTGCACCGAGGCGTCCTCGCACTGGCCGAGCGGCTGCCAACGAGACAACCCAGCGAGATCTTCGAAGGCTGTGACGCTGTCGTGGTGGTCGAGGGTGTCAACGACCACGAGAACCTGGGCGCAATCTTCCGCAACGCGGCTGCGCTCGGTGCCGGAGCGGTATTCCTTGACCCGACTTGTTGCGATCCCCTTTACCGTCGGTCTGTGCGCGTGTCGCTCGGGCACGTGCTGAGGGTTCCGTTCACTCGGATTGTCCCATGGCCTGCCGGGTTGTCCGAGCTTGCGGGACACGGGTTTTCGATCGTGGCGCTCGATCCGCGTTCGCCTCACACGGTTGGTTCGATGAGCCCTCCCGAGAAGATCGCTGTCATCGTCGGAGCCGAGGGCCACGGGTTGAGCCAGGCTGCCCGGCTTTCGGCGTCGTGCAGCGTGCGGATACCGATGGCCCCGGGGGTCGACTCCCTGAATGTGGCCACAGCTCTCGCGATCGCCCTCGACAGGCTGGTTCGCCGCTGA
- a CDS encoding polyprenyl synthetase family protein has product MIAARAASVIESLSRYGATVSEAIRSELEPMATSAYLGPLLSEYPSRTGKALRPSMCLATAEAFGGALDDALPSAVAIELLHNAFLVHDDIEDGSVLRRGKPTLHRIYGTPLAINAGDALALYAMGTLRNNIDRMGARLAHQVMTEFDFMSRQTVAGQALELGWLRDARLDLTPDDYLDLVMKKTCWYTTVLPLRVGALIGSRGAANLEPMIACGFHLGAAFQIRDDILNLTGDEALYGKERFGDLREGKRTLILIHLLAAADASDFGWLRDYLGRPSSLRRPSEVGKVFDLMVAYGSISFAGEFARGVASSARAAMDAAFAGLPETPARRFLGELVQFMVERER; this is encoded by the coding sequence ATGATCGCCGCCCGGGCCGCTTCGGTCATCGAGAGCTTGTCCCGTTACGGGGCGACCGTCTCGGAGGCCATCCGGAGCGAACTGGAGCCGATGGCGACTTCCGCGTACCTGGGCCCTCTTTTGTCCGAGTACCCGTCGCGAACCGGCAAGGCGCTGCGGCCGAGCATGTGCCTTGCAACGGCCGAAGCGTTCGGTGGGGCCCTCGACGACGCTCTCCCGTCCGCGGTCGCGATCGAGCTTCTTCACAACGCGTTCCTGGTGCACGACGACATCGAGGACGGGAGCGTTCTCCGCAGGGGCAAGCCGACCCTCCACCGGATCTACGGCACCCCTCTTGCCATCAACGCCGGCGACGCACTCGCGCTGTACGCCATGGGAACGCTCCGAAACAACATCGACCGCATGGGTGCCCGGCTGGCACACCAGGTGATGACCGAGTTCGATTTCATGAGCCGGCAGACGGTCGCAGGGCAGGCCCTCGAACTGGGGTGGTTGCGTGACGCACGGCTCGATCTCACTCCGGACGACTACCTCGATCTGGTCATGAAGAAGACCTGCTGGTACACCACCGTCTTACCGTTGCGGGTAGGGGCTCTGATCGGATCGCGTGGCGCTGCGAACCTCGAGCCGATGATCGCGTGCGGGTTCCACCTTGGTGCCGCCTTCCAAATCCGCGACGACATTCTCAACCTCACGGGCGACGAAGCTCTGTACGGCAAGGAGCGATTCGGCGACCTTAGAGAAGGTAAGCGGACGCTAATCCTCATCCACCTCCTCGCCGCTGCCGACGCTTCGGACTTCGGATGGCTACGCGACTACCTGGGCCGGCCGTCGTCGCTGCGTCGTCCTTCAGAGGTCGGGAAGGTCTTCGACCTCATGGTGGCCTACGGGAGCATCAGCTTCGCCGGTGAGTTCGCAAGAGGCGTCGCGAGTAGCGCCCGGGCCGCGATGGACGCAGCATTCGCAGGGCTTCCCGAGACGCCTGCGCGTCGGTTCCTCGGCGAGCTGGTGCAGTTCATGGTGGAGCGGGAGCGCTAG
- a CDS encoding NAD(P)-binding protein — protein sequence MDASGRPSVAILGGGMAALTAAFELSEGRWRDRFQRITVYQRGWRLGGKGASSRGANGRIEEHGLHVLLGYYDHTFELMRRCYDELDRAVTDPRCPIRSWDDAVSPANRVGVADLHDGRWVPWMARFSATPGMPGTPGNTSSWPASPAEIARRSLQLLADFLRSLAPARPSRTRDRIYLSASPLPEGGKTEQLGDIDALVRGAAVLGLVIPFSMARRLTSVGNLVSGSPDGGLPRMLEDLRVGLRGAVNSNAISRRTLHLVEIVTANLVGIFGDGLLEANEDYRSIDHLDYREWLSGHGIDPEALSSPLLRGMYDLTFAYEQGDPSRPRFSAGLGLQLATRMLLGYSGGPFWKMRAGMGEIVFAPLYQVLFNRGVDFRFFHRVDSVRLSTDRRSVQAIEMGLQAEPASSTGVYSPLAEVNGLPCWPAEPLKGQVVRPEWIEDLDLESYWSPRRDSGKVVLRAGEDFDQVVFGISLGMVPYVCGELIEESPAWRSMVSGVGTVATQAFQLWLKADERELGWPGNPGDIVSGFTEPFDTWASMSHLLEFEDWPDAERPKSIAYFCSPLSPEPPRSQVSASDAVLARTREFLDREVKVLWPRAVGPKGFRWDLLCDGDGAGRLTSQFWKANVDPSDLYVQSLPGTDSFRMAPNATGFDNLLVTGDWTDCGLNAGCLEAATMSGKLAAAAVTERATCR from the coding sequence GTGGACGCGTCGGGGCGGCCCTCCGTCGCCATCCTCGGAGGTGGGATGGCGGCGCTGACAGCCGCATTCGAGCTTTCCGAAGGACGGTGGCGGGACCGGTTCCAGCGAATCACCGTCTACCAGCGCGGGTGGCGTCTCGGCGGCAAGGGCGCAAGCAGCCGAGGTGCCAACGGACGGATCGAGGAGCACGGCCTTCACGTCCTCCTCGGGTACTACGACCACACCTTCGAGCTGATGCGCCGCTGCTACGACGAGCTGGATCGCGCGGTGACCGACCCCCGCTGCCCGATCCGATCGTGGGACGACGCGGTGTCACCCGCCAATCGAGTCGGCGTCGCCGACTTGCACGACGGCAGATGGGTCCCGTGGATGGCCCGTTTCTCGGCCACACCCGGCATGCCCGGCACGCCCGGCAATACGAGCTCGTGGCCGGCGAGCCCCGCTGAGATCGCCCGACGATCTCTGCAACTGCTTGCCGACTTCTTACGCTCGTTGGCCCCGGCGCGACCGAGTCGAACCCGCGACCGGATCTACCTGAGCGCCTCGCCGCTCCCGGAGGGAGGAAAGACCGAGCAGCTTGGCGATATCGACGCGCTCGTGAGGGGAGCAGCCGTTCTCGGCCTGGTCATTCCGTTCAGCATGGCCCGAAGGCTTACATCGGTGGGCAACCTCGTCTCTGGGAGCCCTGACGGTGGGCTGCCGAGGATGCTCGAGGATCTCCGGGTGGGCCTCAGAGGCGCGGTGAACTCGAACGCGATATCACGGCGGACGCTTCACCTCGTCGAGATCGTCACCGCCAACCTGGTGGGAATCTTCGGCGACGGTTTGCTCGAAGCAAACGAGGATTATCGATCGATCGACCATCTCGACTATCGGGAGTGGCTCTCGGGTCACGGTATTGATCCGGAAGCCCTCTCCTCGCCTCTACTTCGCGGGATGTACGACCTGACCTTCGCCTACGAACAAGGTGATCCGTCCCGTCCCCGGTTCAGCGCCGGTCTCGGACTTCAGTTGGCCACCCGCATGCTTCTTGGCTACTCGGGCGGACCCTTCTGGAAGATGCGCGCCGGGATGGGTGAGATCGTGTTCGCACCGCTCTATCAGGTTCTGTTCAACCGAGGTGTGGACTTCAGGTTCTTCCACCGGGTTGATTCGGTTCGCCTCAGCACCGACCGTCGCTCCGTCCAGGCCATTGAAATGGGCCTCCAGGCTGAGCCAGCTTCGTCTACCGGGGTCTATTCGCCGCTGGCCGAGGTCAACGGCCTCCCGTGCTGGCCGGCTGAGCCATTGAAAGGGCAGGTCGTTCGACCAGAGTGGATCGAGGACCTGGATCTGGAGTCGTACTGGTCTCCCCGTCGAGATTCCGGGAAGGTGGTTCTCCGGGCGGGCGAGGACTTCGACCAGGTCGTTTTTGGTATTTCGCTCGGGATGGTGCCGTACGTCTGCGGGGAGTTGATCGAAGAATCGCCCGCGTGGCGGTCGATGGTCAGCGGGGTGGGGACGGTGGCGACTCAAGCATTCCAGTTGTGGCTCAAGGCCGACGAGCGGGAACTCGGGTGGCCGGGCAATCCGGGCGACATCGTCAGCGGGTTCACCGAACCGTTCGACACGTGGGCTTCCATGTCGCATCTGCTGGAGTTCGAGGACTGGCCCGATGCCGAACGCCCGAAGTCGATCGCATACTTCTGCAGCCCCCTCAGCCCAGAGCCGCCGCGATCCCAGGTGTCCGCGTCGGACGCCGTTCTCGCCCGAACCCGGGAGTTCCTCGACCGCGAGGTGAAGGTCCTTTGGCCGCGAGCCGTGGGGCCAAAAGGGTTCCGATGGGATCTCCTATGCGACGGGGATGGAGCGGGCCGGCTCACGAGCCAGTTCTGGAAGGCGAACGTCGATCCCTCGGATCTGTACGTTCAGTCGCTGCCGGGAACAGATAGCTTTCGGATGGCTCCCAATGCCACGGGCTTTGACAACCTGCTGGTCACCGGCGACTGGACCGATTGCGGCCTCAACGCCGGCTGCCTGGAAGCCGCGACGATGTCGGGGAAGCTCGCTGCGGCTGCGGTCACCGAGCGGGCAACGTGCAGATGA
- a CDS encoding adenylate/guanylate cyclase domain-containing protein has protein sequence MDDERAEDRLGRLVERLLSSAETAASSGDWERVRDICSDVLEVAPANDRAKGLLERVRAEESLAEGQRAFVTMLFSDLVRSTDLADVREPEIVRDLFRVYRQAVTEAIEGLGGCVLQFVGDGVVACFGYPAVFEDDARRAVLAGLGLVERMASVEPELRRRYGIEASVRVGIHTGTVVVAGRTPGPLGSPSIFGLVANMTSRLQAEAQPDTVVISDATKQLVEEYFELSPLGMRNLKGISRPVEVYRVLRSFDAGRLDDGTPLQATLIGRDAPLDELSSHWRGVLAAARDDRGPATPAVIVRGQAGIGKSRLVADFCTRVAGEGGTVLRAYCSPYHTNVALWPMSRMLEYRLGLYPEQPEEERIAAVERRISAVGMGTYEFLPLLMPLLGIQMAEERSRLEVDPIALRAETLAALVNWLTRFAKANPTLLVVEDLHWADPTTVELMGLLAKESSPGVLVVATSREQLIAPWSALAADVELGALSADKSEELIDEMTQGHELSDDQRRMIVDRAQGVPLFVQELVRSALRSTSGETVPVRLQELLAARLRAPGIDLRTAQLAATLGPVFEEGALRELAEAPVSDALSQLHAAGIIEPVGDARHASYQFRHVLLRDAAYETQVLDARRDRHGRIARLLEPRAVGPGDLAIVAHHYDLAGDHARSIPGYISAALAAQAEASHTEARRLLDRALELLLSTPGGDERDLTELNIRLLRSMSVSSLFGYGYQEVYDDFHCAEAICRRHSNNAAIIPAQVGIWSYMFVRGELGMATWFLAPLSNSVDSPEVSWFAPEIKSCIGYNCLYAGELADAKRLLLEAWEGYMSRPEGVRVSPVWPLPNDPIAVSAVALACVYGLEGNPLESAAWEERAISVAESVGFPRGPFSLAFVTTYLSWLRMIMGDNAGARALGRRTVEIADLHRFDYFRAIGYQYVLVPDGDTGASEDELAGWEAAMDMVGHAAFRAGFHWIAARNHAARGDLKRALDEVDEGFDRVEKSGERVHEPYLLILRAELVAQAFPDRTDEVIADLRAAVDLGKKQGSLLLALRAANQIAHLPGRSRPADWPELLRTTADLMTPSSTSRELAEARALLGS, from the coding sequence ATGGATGATGAGAGAGCCGAGGACCGGCTAGGTCGACTAGTCGAGCGTCTCCTCTCCTCAGCCGAAACAGCTGCGTCATCCGGGGATTGGGAGCGGGTACGCGACATCTGTTCGGATGTTCTCGAAGTTGCGCCGGCGAACGACCGCGCAAAAGGGCTCCTCGAGCGTGTGCGCGCGGAGGAATCCCTTGCCGAGGGTCAGCGCGCCTTTGTGACCATGCTCTTTTCGGACCTCGTTCGCTCGACAGATCTAGCGGACGTCCGGGAGCCCGAAATCGTCCGCGACCTTTTTCGCGTGTACCGCCAGGCGGTTACCGAGGCGATCGAGGGGTTGGGAGGTTGCGTACTGCAGTTCGTGGGCGACGGAGTCGTGGCGTGCTTTGGCTATCCAGCGGTGTTCGAAGACGACGCTAGGCGAGCCGTCCTCGCCGGGCTCGGCCTGGTGGAGCGGATGGCGTCCGTTGAACCGGAGCTGCGGCGACGCTATGGGATCGAGGCGTCCGTCCGGGTTGGCATACACACCGGGACCGTCGTGGTGGCCGGCCGCACGCCGGGCCCGTTGGGATCGCCCTCGATCTTCGGTCTGGTCGCCAACATGACCTCACGGCTCCAGGCAGAGGCCCAACCGGACACCGTGGTCATAAGCGACGCCACGAAGCAACTGGTCGAGGAGTACTTCGAGCTTTCCCCGTTGGGTATGCGCAATCTCAAAGGGATCTCTCGGCCCGTCGAGGTCTACCGCGTCCTGCGCTCATTCGACGCGGGCCGCCTCGATGACGGAACACCCCTGCAAGCGACCCTGATCGGCCGGGATGCCCCGCTCGACGAGCTGTCGAGCCACTGGCGCGGGGTGCTCGCCGCCGCGCGCGACGACCGAGGGCCTGCAACCCCTGCCGTCATCGTCCGGGGCCAGGCGGGTATCGGAAAGTCACGGCTGGTCGCCGATTTCTGCACGCGAGTCGCGGGCGAGGGTGGCACGGTCCTTCGCGCATACTGTTCGCCGTACCACACCAACGTCGCGCTGTGGCCGATGTCTCGAATGCTCGAGTATCGCCTCGGTCTCTATCCGGAGCAACCGGAGGAGGAACGCATCGCCGCGGTCGAGCGGCGCATCAGCGCGGTTGGTATGGGAACCTATGAATTCCTCCCGTTGCTCATGCCGCTCCTCGGGATTCAGATGGCGGAGGAGAGATCACGTCTCGAGGTTGACCCCATCGCGTTGCGCGCCGAGACCCTCGCGGCGCTCGTGAACTGGCTAACCCGTTTCGCAAAGGCCAACCCGACCCTGCTGGTGGTCGAAGATCTTCACTGGGCCGACCCGACGACCGTCGAGCTCATGGGGCTGCTTGCCAAGGAATCCTCACCCGGCGTCCTCGTCGTCGCCACCAGCCGCGAGCAGCTGATCGCACCATGGTCCGCCCTGGCCGCCGACGTCGAGCTCGGCGCTCTCTCCGCAGACAAGTCAGAGGAACTGATCGACGAGATGACCCAGGGCCACGAGCTCAGCGACGATCAGCGCCGAATGATCGTCGACCGTGCACAGGGTGTCCCTCTGTTCGTTCAGGAGCTCGTACGCAGCGCGTTGCGGAGCACATCAGGCGAGACGGTCCCCGTCCGGTTACAGGAACTCCTCGCCGCTCGCCTGCGTGCTCCCGGAATTGATCTTCGGACAGCGCAGCTGGCGGCGACGCTCGGGCCCGTCTTCGAAGAAGGAGCGCTCAGAGAACTCGCTGAGGCTCCAGTCTCCGACGCCCTTTCGCAACTGCACGCTGCCGGGATAATCGAGCCGGTCGGTGACGCCCGGCACGCCAGTTACCAGTTTCGCCATGTCCTCCTGCGGGACGCCGCCTACGAAACCCAGGTCCTCGACGCAAGGCGCGACCGTCACGGCCGCATAGCTCGCCTGCTCGAGCCCAGGGCTGTTGGTCCGGGCGACTTGGCGATCGTCGCCCATCACTACGACCTTGCCGGTGATCACGCGCGGAGCATCCCGGGCTACATCTCGGCGGCGCTCGCCGCGCAGGCCGAGGCAAGCCACACCGAGGCGAGGCGGCTGCTGGACCGGGCGCTCGAACTCCTTCTGTCAACCCCGGGGGGCGACGAGCGTGATCTCACCGAGTTGAACATCCGGCTGCTCCGCAGCATGAGCGTCAGCTCGCTGTTCGGCTATGGCTACCAGGAGGTCTACGACGACTTCCACTGCGCCGAAGCAATCTGCCGTAGGCACAGCAACAACGCTGCGATCATCCCGGCGCAGGTGGGCATCTGGAGCTACATGTTCGTCCGCGGCGAGCTCGGGATGGCGACATGGTTCCTGGCTCCGTTGAGCAATTCGGTCGACTCGCCAGAGGTCTCCTGGTTCGCGCCGGAGATCAAGTCGTGCATCGGCTACAACTGTCTTTACGCGGGCGAGCTTGCCGACGCGAAGCGGCTGCTTTTGGAGGCCTGGGAGGGATACATGAGCAGGCCCGAAGGGGTCAGGGTTTCACCCGTGTGGCCGCTGCCAAACGATCCGATCGCAGTGTCTGCGGTGGCACTTGCGTGCGTCTATGGCCTCGAAGGAAACCCTCTCGAAAGCGCGGCATGGGAGGAGCGGGCCATATCGGTGGCTGAAAGCGTCGGATTTCCACGCGGACCGTTCAGCCTTGCTTTCGTCACCACCTATCTGTCGTGGCTGCGCATGATCATGGGAGACAACGCTGGCGCGCGAGCGCTAGGCCGTCGAACAGTCGAAATCGCGGACCTGCACCGATTCGATTACTTCCGAGCGATCGGATACCAGTACGTCCTCGTTCCGGACGGTGACACCGGAGCATCAGAGGATGAGTTGGCAGGATGGGAAGCCGCCATGGACATGGTCGGGCACGCGGCGTTCAGAGCAGGCTTTCATTGGATCGCCGCGCGCAACCACGCTGCTCGAGGTGACCTGAAGCGAGCCCTCGACGAGGTTGACGAAGGATTCGACAGAGTCGAGAAGTCTGGCGAGCGGGTACACGAGCCCTACCTTCTGATCTTGCGCGCCGAGCTGGTGGCACAGGCGTTCCCCGACCGGACCGACGAGGTGATCGCCGATCTGCGGGCTGCCGTTGATCTTGGTAAGAAGCAAGGTTCCCTCCTGCTCGCCCTGCGAGCCGCCAACCAGATCGCTCACCTCCCCGGGCGATCGCGCCCTGCGGACTGGCCGGAACTCTTGCGCACGACCGCTGACTTGATGACGCCATCGTCGACCAGCCGAGAGTTGGCGGAAGCTCGAGCCCTGCTCGGCTCTTAA